A part of Brettanomyces bruxellensis chromosome 3, complete sequence genomic DNA contains:
- the SNF1 gene encoding Protein kinase (BUSCO:EOG09261IOS), which yields MSQNYHEARPQPIPPLNQSQSEQNGNIQIGGPNSAPATYEQQPAHHHHHHHHHHHHHNEEDDDGMVPLQRTTRVQEQPVHANRIGKYQIVKTLGEGSFGKVKLAYHTTTGQRVALKIINRKTLAKSDMQGRVEREIMYLRLLNHPHIIKLYDVIESKDEIIMVIDYAGNELFEYIVQHGRLSEAEARRFFQQIIAAVDYCHRHKIVHRDLKPENLLLDEHLNIKIADFGLSNIMSDGNFLKTSCGSPNYAAPEVISGKLYAGPEVDVWSCGVILYVMLCGRLPFDDELIPALFKKISNGVYTIPHDLSPGAKHLLTRMLVVNPLNRITVKEIMDDPWFKVDFPDYLKPKDDSTPKDVKGKGVDEDVVSALSSAMGYSRQEILDAIKAGRKPETEEILDSYELMRNNRVLVDDIKKQAKDGNGVPTQQALAQQKLQQIKTPSEGAVSEQKAWRTPTQPGSVVTSSYVPQSNIAVLPSSLPQIHRAYMVQMHPELSSVMPVSAKKSRTRWHFGIRSRSYPLDVMGEIYRALKNLGAEWQKPSEEDLWTIKVRWRYYPNDLAIDNGKSQSPDNSKGIPDMMRLQIQLFQLEPNNYLVDFKFDGWDNIDGNEVENLGLPVDDEVSSFSAYPFLHLCTRLIMELAVNSQG from the coding sequence ATGTCGCAGAATTACCACGAGGCAAGACCTCAACCAATTCCACCTCTGAATCAGAGTCAGTCAGAGCAGAATGgcaatattcaaattgGTGGGCCAAACTCGGCTCCTGCGACATATGAACAACAACCAGCTCACCATCACcaccatcaccatcatcaccatcatcatcacaatgaagaggatgatgatggcaTGGTGCCCTTGCAAAGAACAACACGAGTGCAAGAACAACCAGTGCACGCAAATagaattggaaaatatcAGATTGTTAAAACTCTTGGAGAAGGTTCATTCGGTAAGGTCAAACTAGCATATCATACAACTACTGGTCAGAGAGTTGCACTTAAAATTATCAACAGGAAAACGTTAGCAAAATCAGATATGCAAGGGAGAGTCGAGAGGGAGATCATGTATCTTCGGTTGCTTAATCATCCTCATATTATTAAGCTGTATGATGTTATTGAATCTAAAGATGAAATCATTATGGTTATAGATTATGCCGGAAACGAACTTTTTGAATACATTGTTCAACATGGAAGGCTGAGCGAAGCTGAAGCTCGTCGGTTCTTCCAGCAGATTATAGCAGCGGTTGACTATTGTCATCGCCATAAAATTGTTCACAGGGATTTGAAGCCGGAGAACTTGCTTCTTGATGAACATTTAAACATTAAGATCGCTGATTTTGGTCTTAGTAATATCATGAGCGACGgtaattttttgaagaCAAGCTGTGGATCACCCAATTATGCTGCACCAGAGGTTATATCAGGTAAATTATATGCTGGACCGGAGGTTGACGTTTGGTCTTGTGGTGTGATTCTTTATGTTATGCTTTGTGGAAGACTtccatttgatgatgaacttATTCCGGCATTGTTCAAAAAGATATCCAATGGTGTTTATACCATTCCACATGATCTGTCACCTGGTGCCAAGCATTTGTTAACCAGAATGTTGGTTGTTAATCCTTTGAACCGTATCACCGTTAAAGAGATTATGGATGATCCATGGTTCAAGGTTGACTTCCCAGACTATTTGAAGCCAAAGGACGATAGTACGCCCAAGGACGTTAAGGGAAAAGGTGTTGATGAGGATGTTGTAAGTGCGCTTTCTTCTGCGATGGGCTATAGTCGCCAGGAAATATTGGATGCAATCAAAGCTGGAAGAAAACCTGAGACAGAGGAAATTCTTGATTCTTATGAACTTATGCGCAATAATAGAGTGTTGGTTGATGATATAAAGAAGCAAGCTAAGGATGGTAATGGAGTACCAACGCAACAAGCCTTAGCACAACAGAAGTTACAGCAAATTAAAACGCCTTCAGAAGGAGCAGTTTCAGAGCAAAAAGCATGGCGTACTCCTACGCAGCCTGGAAGTGTCGTTACGTCAAGTTATGTTCCTCAATCAAATATTGCTGTTCTTCCATCCTCATTGCCGCAAATACACAGAGCTTACATGGTGCAGATGCATCCCGAGTTGTCATCTGTGATGCCAGTTTCGGCAAAGAAATCAAGAACAAGATGGCACTTTGGTATACGGTCGAGATCGTATCCTTTGGATGTTATGGGTGAAATCTACAGAGCCTTAAAAAATCTTGGTGCAGAATGGCAAAAACCTTCGGAAGAGGATCTATGGACTATCAAGGTTCGTTGGAGATACTATCCAAATGATTTGGCAATTGATAATGGAAAATCGCAAAGCCCAGATAATTCTAAAGGTATTCCAGATATGATGAGACTGCAGATCCAACTGTTTCAACTTGAGCCAAATAATTATCTCGTggatttcaaatttgatgGATGGGATAATATAGATGGAAACGAAGTCGAAAATCTCGGTCTTCCAGTCGATGATGAAGTTTCGTCTTTTAGTGCATATCCTTTCCTTCATTTATGTACCAGATTGATTATGGAGTTAGCGGTTAATAGCCAGGGCTAG